One stretch of Candidatus Nitrosotenuis cloacae DNA includes these proteins:
- the cobI gene encoding precorrin-2 C(20)-methyltransferase, translated as MYDLICVGCGPGDPELLTVKGVKAIQNADVIACPTAKEDKPSIALSVVESLLDKSKMPEIVNLVFPMVKDKDTLESTWEKNTKILASKVLEGKKVVYLTVGDPYLYSTWIYLHRELQTKYSQIKINVIPGIVSMFTFASKAGISLAEGAETMAVIPSCYDLSRVKETAKNCDTMIFLKDGRYFDQVIKLLKESGFSDDSIFAIGQDLGTPNEIVRKMTLGEVNESTMTTKYFSIMVVKRV; from the coding sequence ATGTATGATTTGATTTGTGTTGGATGCGGGCCTGGAGATCCTGAGTTACTTACAGTAAAAGGAGTCAAGGCAATACAAAATGCTGATGTTATAGCATGCCCTACGGCAAAGGAGGACAAGCCAAGCATCGCACTTTCTGTGGTGGAATCACTCTTGGATAAATCAAAAATGCCTGAGATTGTGAATCTTGTGTTCCCAATGGTAAAGGACAAGGATACATTGGAATCCACATGGGAGAAAAACACCAAGATTTTGGCAAGCAAAGTTCTTGAGGGAAAAAAAGTAGTCTACCTGACAGTTGGCGATCCATATCTGTACAGCACCTGGATATACCTACATCGTGAGCTGCAAACAAAATATTCGCAGATCAAAATCAATGTCATACCAGGAATTGTTTCCATGTTTACATTTGCATCAAAGGCAGGAATTAGTCTTGCAGAGGGAGCAGAGACCATGGCAGTCATCCCGTCATGCTATGATTTATCGCGAGTCAAAGAAACTGCAAAAAATTGTGACACCATGATATTTCTCAAAGACGGCAGATACTTTGATCAGGTCATCAAATTACTAAAGGAATCTGGATTCTCTGATGATTCAATATTTGCAATAGGACAGGATTTGGGAACACCAAATGAAATAGTACGAAAGATGACTTTGGGTGAGGTAAATGAAAGCACAATGACTACAAAATATTTTTCCATAATGGTGGTAAAGCGTGTCTAG
- the cobM gene encoding precorrin-4 C(11)-methyltransferase, whose product MSRVYFVGCGPGDPDLITVKAKKLLQKADVVVYSGSLIPDQILKMCKKAKIHDAAGLVREEIFEILQNNAMQGKLIIRLHDGDPAIYGAIREQTDNLQKNGIESVVVPGVTSFLASSAALGLQLTLPGITQTIIITRAEKRTKVPKAEQISELAKHKSTMIFYLSVHLLSDIVKEAIKGGYAKTTPAAVVYRASWPDQKIITGILQDITKKVWAEKITRTAIVIIGDVIQPKSYEFSKLYDKTFSHGYRKAKRNPR is encoded by the coding sequence GTGTCTAGGGTTTACTTTGTTGGATGTGGGCCTGGTGATCCTGATCTCATAACGGTCAAGGCAAAAAAATTACTCCAAAAAGCAGACGTTGTGGTGTATTCTGGGTCACTGATTCCAGACCAGATTCTAAAAATGTGCAAAAAGGCCAAAATCCATGATGCTGCAGGACTTGTTCGCGAAGAAATCTTTGAGATTCTACAAAACAATGCCATGCAAGGAAAACTCATAATACGATTACACGATGGTGATCCTGCAATATATGGTGCAATACGAGAGCAGACAGACAATTTACAAAAGAATGGAATCGAGTCTGTAGTGGTTCCTGGTGTGACATCATTTCTGGCCTCTTCTGCTGCATTGGGATTGCAGCTTACACTACCTGGCATTACTCAAACCATAATCATAACTCGTGCAGAAAAACGCACCAAGGTGCCAAAGGCAGAACAGATTTCTGAATTGGCCAAGCACAAATCAACGATGATCTTCTATCTGAGCGTGCACTTGTTATCCGACATAGTAAAGGAGGCAATCAAGGGTGGATATGCCAAGACTACTCCTGCTGCCGTAGTGTATAGGGCAAGTTGGCCGGACCAGAAAATCATCACCGGCATCTTACAGGATATTACCAAAAAAGTCTGGGCGGAAAAAATTACGCGAACTGCCATTGTAATAATTGGTGATGTGATACAACCAAAATCATACGAGTTCTCCAAGCTGTATGACAAGACATTCAGTCATGGATATAGAAAGGCAAAGAGAAACCCACGATAA
- the rqcH gene encoding ribosome rescue protein RqcH, whose amino-acid sequence MGLAGIELAFLVKEISDQTSDYYVNNIYSINQNSILFKLHHPEKPDLFLVVSSIGIWFTGIKIEALEPNKLVKRLRDDLLRLKLNKIEQIGVERIAYLRFSGFDKEFVLICEFFGDGNILLCNKDLKVLALLHSIEVRHRELHVGSTYVPPPQKGLNIFDITPDNFAELKTVSTPIAKWFGRTFGLPTKYAEEILRTAKINSELNGQSITDDDISSIVSAAKTITGNVVSGNHTPVIVKSGENLDVYPVVVSIPDSEQESIPSFMEGLDKIFSKIILEKGKETRSGSLDKKIADLQSRIDEQGKAIISVKEKSEKISNVAKILFTFSSQGITSLTDPAATEILRTQSAELVKERGVPFLKINDEKIQIKPESSFPAIASTLYNEAKKQSSAIESIEALKRKNQKEIDKLKSQAQENKKAVFFTEFKKKEWFERYRWFFTSDGLLAIGGRDSSSNSAIIRKQLGKNDKVFHAEIFGSPFFVVKDIPESLPFDSLNEVAQATVCFSRAWREAMHGMSAYWINPDQVRKGAPSGQFLSRGSFVLEGHRNFIKANNLRLAVGILYHDERYLIMCGPPEPVKKICICYAVIEPGGSDITDTAKRLRVEFIKLQEDIAKQFDIDDFVRALPAGESHITETGNTKVESP is encoded by the coding sequence GTGGGACTAGCTGGAATCGAACTTGCATTTTTGGTCAAAGAAATATCAGACCAGACCAGCGACTATTACGTCAATAACATTTATTCCATAAACCAAAACAGCATTCTATTCAAGTTACACCATCCGGAAAAGCCGGATTTGTTCTTGGTAGTATCATCAATCGGAATATGGTTTACTGGCATCAAAATTGAGGCGCTAGAGCCAAACAAGTTGGTAAAGCGCCTGCGTGATGATCTTTTGCGACTAAAACTAAACAAAATAGAACAAATTGGAGTTGAGCGAATCGCTTATCTGAGATTTTCCGGCTTTGACAAAGAGTTTGTCTTGATTTGCGAGTTTTTTGGAGATGGAAACATTTTGCTGTGCAACAAGGACCTCAAGGTACTAGCACTGCTTCATTCCATTGAGGTTCGCCACAGGGAATTACATGTTGGCTCTACATATGTTCCGCCACCACAAAAAGGCCTAAACATCTTTGATATCACACCAGACAATTTTGCAGAATTAAAAACCGTGTCAACCCCAATTGCAAAGTGGTTTGGCAGAACTTTTGGTTTGCCAACAAAATACGCAGAAGAGATTTTACGAACAGCCAAAATAAATTCGGAGCTAAATGGCCAGTCCATCACGGATGATGATATCTCCAGTATAGTGAGTGCCGCCAAGACCATAACAGGGAATGTTGTCTCTGGCAATCACACGCCAGTGATTGTCAAATCTGGTGAGAATTTGGATGTGTATCCAGTTGTGGTCTCAATTCCAGATTCAGAGCAGGAATCAATTCCAAGTTTTATGGAAGGACTCGACAAGATATTCTCAAAAATCATTCTAGAGAAGGGAAAAGAGACAAGGAGTGGCTCACTAGACAAGAAAATTGCTGATCTTCAATCAAGAATTGATGAGCAAGGCAAAGCCATCATATCGGTAAAGGAAAAGTCAGAAAAAATCTCTAATGTGGCAAAGATTTTGTTTACATTTTCCTCCCAGGGAATAACCAGTCTAACGGATCCTGCAGCCACAGAAATTCTCAGAACCCAAAGTGCTGAGCTGGTAAAAGAGCGGGGCGTTCCTTTCTTGAAAATAAATGACGAAAAAATCCAGATAAAACCAGAGTCATCATTTCCTGCAATAGCATCTACACTATACAATGAGGCAAAAAAACAATCATCTGCAATCGAGTCAATTGAGGCACTGAAGCGAAAAAACCAAAAAGAAATTGACAAGCTCAAATCACAAGCGCAGGAAAACAAAAAGGCAGTTTTCTTTACAGAATTTAAGAAAAAAGAGTGGTTTGAGCGATATAGGTGGTTTTTCACATCGGATGGCCTGCTAGCTATTGGCGGCAGGGACTCGTCATCAAATTCTGCAATAATACGAAAACAGCTTGGCAAAAACGACAAGGTCTTTCATGCAGAGATCTTTGGTTCGCCATTTTTTGTAGTAAAAGATATTCCAGAGTCATTGCCGTTTGACTCGCTAAATGAAGTAGCGCAGGCAACTGTCTGCTTTAGTCGCGCATGGCGAGAGGCAATGCATGGCATGAGTGCATACTGGATAAACCCAGACCAAGTCAGAAAGGGAGCTCCAAGCGGCCAATTCCTCTCAAGGGGATCCTTTGTTCTGGAAGGCCATCGAAATTTCATCAAGGCAAACAATTTGAGACTGGCAGTGGGCATACTGTACCATGATGAGCGATATTTGATAATGTGCGGCCCACCAGAGCCGGTAAAAAAGATCTGCATCTGTTATGCAGTGATTGAGCCTGGTGGATCAGACATTACCGACACTGCAAAGAGATTGCGTGTGGAATTTATCAAACTGCAAGAAGACATTGCAAAACAGTTTGACATTGATGATTTTGTGCGTGCCCTGCCTGCAGGCGAGAGCCACATAACAGAGACAGGTAACACCAAAGTTGAATCCCCCTAG
- the cbiT gene encoding precorrin-6Y C5,15-methyltransferase (decarboxylating) subunit CbiT: protein MWNHKTPGIPDEDFERTEDVPITKEEARVIQISKARLSEGDITYDIGCGSGSITVEASLQIGKTGKIYAIDVDPKAIDLTKKNIAKFGVSNVDLILSDAKQKIPELPLADAIFVGGTGGDTKDIVSMCNDKLKPGARIVIGVILIETLYAVLDVIYKLGLADIDITQVTISKSKKTSTGTMMLARNPVTIISATKT, encoded by the coding sequence ATGTGGAATCACAAAACCCCGGGAATTCCAGATGAAGACTTTGAGAGAACAGAGGATGTTCCAATCACAAAGGAAGAGGCCCGAGTAATACAAATCAGCAAAGCAAGACTATCTGAAGGCGATATCACATATGACATTGGGTGCGGCAGTGGCTCCATAACAGTAGAGGCAAGCCTCCAAATAGGAAAGACGGGCAAGATCTATGCCATAGATGTGGACCCAAAGGCAATAGATCTCACAAAGAAAAACATTGCCAAGTTTGGCGTATCAAATGTTGATTTGATTCTATCTGATGCCAAGCAAAAGATTCCTGAGCTGCCATTGGCTGATGCTATCTTTGTTGGGGGAACAGGTGGAGACACCAAGGATATTGTTAGTATGTGTAATGACAAGCTAAAGCCCGGGGCAAGAATAGTAATTGGTGTTATTCTAATAGAGACACTATATGCTGTATTGGATGTAATATACAAGCTAGGACTAGCCGACATTGATATCACTCAGGTCACCATATCAAAAAGCAAAAAGACCAGTACTGGTACTATGATGCTTGCAAGAAATCCTGTGACAATAATTTCTGCAACAAAGACCTAG